One Silene latifolia isolate original U9 population chromosome 4, ASM4854445v1, whole genome shotgun sequence DNA segment encodes these proteins:
- the LOC141652402 gene encoding jasmonate-induced oxygenase 4-like, which yields MTEVCYVKKDIASRPLVQQIAERNQVPDEYLHKNEFPKAIDSPNLWKDTLLIDFSRLSSSSPITAQDELDKLRFALSSWGCFMVVNHGIEQQLLDDIIGVTKEFFQLPVEEKMKCATNDILQGYDTDAVCQGKLTTNWNDRLFLTVYPKTHVNLLFWPEQPQQFREVIHKFGEQIAATAEVIYKAMARSLNADEDCFVKQGQKGFALGRFTFYPKCPRSERVLGSRPHLDGSLTTIVLADEEGLHIQNDNMWYKVPVIPGALFFNCGDFAEVFSNGIFKSTLHRVVTNSTKDRTSVAAFFTLDANHEVGPLDPFVTKDRPAKYKKFTPIDYMMKMHENDVPGRNALDFMLL from the exons ATGACTGAAGTTTGTTATGTGAAGAAGGACATTGCATCAAGGCCTCTTGTTCAGCAAATAGCTGAAAGAAACCAAGTTCCTGATGAATACCTACACAAAAATGAATTCCCTAAAGCCATCGATTCCCCTAATTTGTGGAAAGACACTCTCCTTATCGATTTTTCTCGACTCTCTTCCTCTTCACCCATCACTGCCCAGGATGAACTCGATAAGCTCCGATTCGCTCTCTCTAGCTGGGGTTGCTTCATG GTGGTGAATCACGGAATTGAACAACAATTATTGGATGATATAATAGGTGTAACTAAGGAATTTTTCCAACTTCCAGTAGAAGAGAAGATGAAATGCGCAACAAATGATATCCTTCAAGGTTATGACACTGATGCTGTTTGTCAAGGTAAGCTTACTACTAACTGGAATGACCGTCTCTTTCTTACGGTTTACCCCAAAACACATGTCAATCTACTCTTCTGGCCGGAGCAGCCTCAACAATTCAG GGAAGTGATACACAAGTTTGGTGAACAAATAGCTGCTACGGCCGAAGTTATATATAAGGCCATGGCTAGATCCCTGAATGCAGACGAAGATTGCTTTGTTAAGCAAGGACAGAAAGGATTTGCACTAGGAAGGTTCACCTTCTACCCAAAGTGCCCCCGCTCAGAACGTGTTCTTGGGTCCCGCCCACATCTAGATGGCTCCCTTACCACCATAGTTTTGGCTGACGAAGAAGGTCTCCACATTCAGAATGATAACATGTGGTACAAAGTGCCTGTTATTCCTGGTGCACTGTTTTTCAATTGTGGAGATTTCGCTGAG GTGTTTAGTAACGGGATATTCAAGAGTACATTGCATAGAGTGGTAACTAATTCAACAAAAGACAGAACATCTGTAGCTGCTTTCTTTACACTTGATGCAAATCATGAGGTTGGTCCACTTGATCCTTTTGTTACCAAAGATCGCCCAGCAAAGTACAAGAAGTTTACTCCAATTGATTACATGATGAAAATGCACGAGAACGATGTCCCTGGACGCAATGCCCTCGATTTCATGTTACTTTAA